CGACCCGCACCTTGGGCCCTTCCACATTCTCAGCTACCTGTTCATTGGCGGCGGCTTCTGGCTGCTGGCCGCGGCCTGGCCCGTACTCTATGAAGCCCAGAGGCAGAAGCGGCTGGCGCACACGGGTGTCTACGCCCGGGTGCGGCATCCGCAGTACATCGCCTTTGTGCTGATCATGTTCGGCTTTCTCCTGCAGTGGCCGACCCTGTTAACGCTGCTGATGTTCCCGGTGCTGGTACTGATGTATGCCCGGCTGGCACGCAGCGAGGAGCAGGAAAGCGCACGCCGTTTTGGCCAGGCCTGGCTGGACTATGCGTGCCGTGTGCCGCGTTTCATCCCGCGCTTGGGTGGCGGGGCATGAGCCATGCATATCCGGTGACCCGAAGGTGGCTGCAATGCTGAAAACAGGGAGATGTAATGGATGACATCCCGCAGTACGTGGCCGACAGCCTGCGCGAGCAAGTGCAGCGTACCAAGCAATTGGGTGCGGACATCAAGGCTATCGAAGTTCGATGAGGACGATTCGCCCGGGCGCCGATCAGACGAAGATCGAAACCGATCAACATCAAGCTGAGGCTAATCGGGGCACCACCATCAAGACTCACGGAGAGACACCATGGAAACCATAGAACTCAAGGTCGCCGGCATGACCTGCGCTTCCTGCGCGATTTCGGTCAGCAAGGCGCTCAAGCGCGTGCCTGGCGTGGATGACGTGCATGTCGATCTGGCTCGCGGCACTGCGAGTGTCACCGGCGGCCAGACGTCACAGAGCACGCCAGCGCTGATCACTGCGTTATCTGTTGCGGGCTACGAGGCATCCGCCTCTTCGCCGCCGGCCAGCGCATCCGGTCACGGTGCCGGCCCGAAGGGACACGGCGGCGGCTGCTGCCGCTGAGGCTCAGCGATGGACACAACGACAGACTCGCAGCGTATCGCTGCACCAGCTGCGCTGTTCGCTGCGTACTGGGGTGACATGCTGTGGCGCGCCGTCGCGACCGGCGAAGTGCTGAGACAGCGGGCGAACAACATGACCGAACACGAAGCGGCAGGGATGCCGGTGCTGCTTCACTTCGAGTCAGAGCAGGTGGTCGACGGCCACGACATGCAGCCGGCGAGCAACTACCGGCTGCTTCGGGTTACGCGCTGCGGCACTGACGCCTTGGAGAAGCACGTACGCAAGGGGGCGTCACCAGTGCTGGTGGTCGATCCGCGCGCCGGCCACGGCCCAGGCATCGGCGGCTTCAAGCGCGATTCCGAAGTCGGCATGGCCCTGCTCGAAGGCCATCCGGTGTACTTCGTGGTCTTCGATCCAGAGCCGGTCGAGGGACAGACGATGGGTGCGGTCGTGCAGACGCTGGCCGCATTCATTGACATCGTGGCCAAGCGCCACCGAGGCAAGGCCCCGATCGTTTATGGCAACTGCCAAGGCGGTTGGGCGATCACGCTTGCGCTTTCGCATTGCGAGCATCGCGCCGCTTTGGCGGTGCTGAACGGTTCACCGTTGTCGTACTGGGCCGGTGAGAGGGGCATCAACCCGATGCGTCTCCTGGGCGGGTTCACTGGTGGCATCTGGCCGGCGCACTGGGTCTCCGACCTCGGTGCCGGACGCTTCGACGGCGCCTGGCTTGTCCAGAACTTCGAGGCATTGCGGCCGGAAGGCGTATTTAAGAAGTACGACACCTTGTTCGCGCAACCGGAGAGCGAGCGCGACCGTTTCCTGGAGTTCGAACGCTGGTGGAACGGCTTCTATCAGATCGCCCGCGAGGAAATGCTGTCGATTGCGGGTGATCTGTTTGTCGGCAACCATCTGGAGGACGGCGAGGTCGTCGTTGACGACCACTGCCGAGCGGACCTCAGACGCGTTGGCGCGCCCCTGATGATCTTCTGCTCCAACGGCGACAACATCACGCCGCCCCACCAGGCGCTCGGCTGGCTCAAGGCGGTATACCCGACGACCGCGGACCTGGTCGCCGCAGGTCAGCGCGTCGTCTACCTGATGCACCAGCACGTGGGCCACCTCGGGATATTCGTTTCCGCTGGAGTGGCGCGACGGGAGCACCGTGCCATCTTGCATCATGCCGAATCGATCCAGGCGCTCGATCCTGGTCTCTACGAGATGGTTCTGGACGACAGTACCTCTGCGGACTTGGCCGCAGGCGCGCGGTTCGAGCCGCGGCGACTGGAAGACCTGCCCTTCGATGCCAATCCAGCCGGGTTCGACAAGGTCGAGGTGCTTTCGGAGGCTACTGAGCGGTTCTATGCGCAGTGGGTGTCACCGTGGGTCCGCTTCGCCGTCACCCTCGAATCGGCTCGTGAGCTTCGGGCGCTGCACCCAATGCGCGTCAGCCGCAAGGTCTGGTCCGAGCAGGTGACGCCCACCCTCGCGCTGTTGCCATGGATGCAGCGATGGCTTGAGCAATGCGGTGCACAGGGCCCTCATCGGGTCGTCAATCCGTGGTACCAGCTGGAGCGTGCCGGCGCAGACGCGGTTGAACAGGCGATGGAATCGTGGCGCAAGGGCCGCGATTTGTGGGCTGAGCTTGTGTTCGAGCAGGCCTATGCCAGCTAGGAGATGTCATGGCATTGAGAAACTTGCACCTGGGAGCCGCAGGTCTGCTGACCCTGCTGCTGGTGACTGGGGCGGGCTATTTCTCCCTGCGTGCCGGCGGCTGGCAGGCGCCGCCGCTGCTGCACAGCCTGCGCCCCGACGATCCCCAGGTGCTGCGCACCGGCGCCCGCATCTATGCGCAGCAATGTACAGCCTGCCATGGTGCCAAGGGCGAAGGGCAGCCGAACTGGCGCGAGCGCGGGCCCGATGGCCTGCTGCCTGCGCCGCCGCACGACGCGAGCGGCCACACCTGGCACCACCCGGACGAGCAACTGTTCGCCATCACCAAGTACGGACTGGCCAAGCTGATCAAACAACCCGACTACCGCACGGCCATGCCCATCTACGACGGAATGTTGAGCGACGACGAGATCGTGACCACGCTGTCATGGATCAAGGCGCAATGGCCGCCAGAGGTAAGGCGTCGCCATGACGAAATCAACAATGAGTATCGAAAGTCGTTGGCCAGATAGCGGCTCACAACGCCCGCGCCCGGGTACACGCGACGTACCCGCGCGGCAGAAGAACGACGCTTGACCTTGCCATGATGGCAAGCCTGAGAATCGCAGCAAACCTAC
This region of Alicycliphilus denitrificans K601 genomic DNA includes:
- a CDS encoding methyltransferase family protein — encoded protein: MEHTGSSYGLWTLVVLNVAIFVMFAFSFFKPASARDWRSFGAFTAFIVALFVEMYGFPLTIYFLSGWLGQKVPGVDLLNHNAGHLLELLFGWGGDPHLGPFHILSYLFIGGGFWLLAAAWPVLYEAQRQKRLAHTGVYARVRHPQYIAFVLIMFGFLLQWPTLLTLLMFPVLVLMYARLARSEEQESARRFGQAWLDYACRVPRFIPRLGGGA
- a CDS encoding heavy-metal-associated domain-containing protein, translated to METIELKVAGMTCASCAISVSKALKRVPGVDDVHVDLARGTASVTGGQTSQSTPALITALSVAGYEASASSPPASASGHGAGPKGHGGGCCR
- a CDS encoding DUF3141 domain-containing protein; the protein is MDTTTDSQRIAAPAALFAAYWGDMLWRAVATGEVLRQRANNMTEHEAAGMPVLLHFESEQVVDGHDMQPASNYRLLRVTRCGTDALEKHVRKGASPVLVVDPRAGHGPGIGGFKRDSEVGMALLEGHPVYFVVFDPEPVEGQTMGAVVQTLAAFIDIVAKRHRGKAPIVYGNCQGGWAITLALSHCEHRAALAVLNGSPLSYWAGERGINPMRLLGGFTGGIWPAHWVSDLGAGRFDGAWLVQNFEALRPEGVFKKYDTLFAQPESERDRFLEFERWWNGFYQIAREEMLSIAGDLFVGNHLEDGEVVVDDHCRADLRRVGAPLMIFCSNGDNITPPHQALGWLKAVYPTTADLVAAGQRVVYLMHQHVGHLGIFVSAGVARREHRAILHHAESIQALDPGLYEMVLDDSTSADLAAGARFEPRRLEDLPFDANPAGFDKVEVLSEATERFYAQWVSPWVRFAVTLESARELRALHPMRVSRKVWSEQVTPTLALLPWMQRWLEQCGAQGPHRVVNPWYQLERAGADAVEQAMESWRKGRDLWAELVFEQAYAS
- a CDS encoding c-type cytochrome, with product MALRNLHLGAAGLLTLLLVTGAGYFSLRAGGWQAPPLLHSLRPDDPQVLRTGARIYAQQCTACHGAKGEGQPNWRERGPDGLLPAPPHDASGHTWHHPDEQLFAITKYGLAKLIKQPDYRTAMPIYDGMLSDDEIVTTLSWIKAQWPPEVRRRHDEINNEYRKSLAR